A DNA window from Niabella yanshanensis contains the following coding sequences:
- a CDS encoding glycosyltransferase family 4 protein, which yields MLKIASLVPYKIVPAVTGGEKGIFYFLKYVAQHTEVTAFSVTENAGTVEGINFVDVLGSTRRKSRYADFSVFRKIKEACRRRDIKHIIVEHPYYAWLGVALKKWGGLKLIIHSHNIEATRFKSVKKWWWPILHQYEKFAHRQADFNFFITEEDKDYAIKTYQLRADKCAVITYGIENLAAPSFEEKQQSKKLVCEELELPEATKLILFNGTLDYAPNRDGLDKILKEINPLLQQQAGLSYKIIICGLRLPAEYNELRGYGDQHIIYKGFVEDIGIYFKAADVFINPITDGGGIKTKLVEALGANTPAVSFKAGAYGVPVSITGDHLSVVADDDYQGFANAISTQLIKPAGNMSASFYDHFGWDAIAKKVTGIIKSL from the coding sequence ATGCTTAAAATAGCCTCTCTTGTTCCCTATAAAATTGTTCCTGCTGTAACCGGTGGGGAAAAAGGGATTTTCTATTTCCTGAAATATGTTGCGCAGCACACTGAGGTAACCGCTTTCTCGGTAACTGAAAATGCAGGGACTGTAGAAGGAATCAACTTTGTAGATGTCTTAGGCAGCACGCGCAGGAAAAGCCGTTATGCCGATTTTTCAGTCTTTCGCAAAATAAAAGAGGCCTGTCGCAGACGGGATATAAAACACATTATTGTGGAGCATCCGTATTACGCATGGCTGGGTGTAGCTTTAAAGAAATGGGGAGGACTGAAGCTCATCATTCATTCCCATAATATTGAAGCCACCAGGTTTAAAAGCGTAAAAAAATGGTGGTGGCCCATTCTGCATCAATATGAAAAGTTTGCGCACCGGCAGGCAGATTTTAACTTCTTTATAACTGAAGAGGATAAAGACTATGCCATAAAAACCTATCAGCTTCGTGCTGATAAATGTGCAGTCATTACTTATGGGATCGAAAATTTGGCAGCGCCCTCTTTCGAAGAAAAGCAACAAAGTAAGAAGCTGGTTTGTGAGGAGCTGGAGCTGCCGGAAGCTACCAAACTTATTCTTTTTAATGGAACGCTTGATTATGCCCCGAACCGGGATGGGCTGGATAAGATCCTGAAGGAAATCAATCCGCTGCTTCAGCAACAGGCAGGGCTTTCTTATAAAATTATTATCTGCGGATTAAGATTGCCAGCGGAGTATAATGAGCTTAGAGGCTACGGGGATCAGCATATTATTTATAAAGGCTTTGTTGAAGATATCGGTATTTACTTTAAAGCAGCAGATGTTTTCATCAACCCAATTACAGATGGCGGGGGTATTAAGACAAAGTTGGTGGAAGCGTTGGGTGCCAACACTCCGGCGGTTTCTTTTAAAGCAGGGGCTTATGGTGTCCCCGTCAGTATTACCGGTGATCACCTTTCGGTGGTGGCAGATGATGATTACCAGGGGTTTGCCAATGCAATATCAACACAGCTTATCAAACCGGCGGGTAATATGTCAGCTTCTTTTTACGATCATTTCGGCTGGGATGCTATCGCGAAAAAGGTTACAGGAATTATCAAAAGTCTTTAA
- a CDS encoding NAD-dependent epimerase/dehydratase family protein, whose product MVIGNGLIASQFYDFHLNSKVIIFASGVSNSASNDSNSFNREKQLFKEIAGKNDDKKLVYFSTCSIYDPSTQHNAYVQHKLEMEELVRTAGPDFLILRISNPIGKYNNPHTFFNYFVDCIKTGRAFEAWANADRNIIDVDDFYQLAKLLIDDNDFNRSTVNIANPYNYKVPVIVTAIEEHFGRKGNYSVVNKGAELKIDTRVVEQLINSCDSVNFTGNYIRKLLRKYFSV is encoded by the coding sequence ATGGTTATCGGGAATGGTTTAATTGCATCACAGTTTTACGACTTTCACCTGAACTCAAAGGTGATTATTTTTGCGTCGGGTGTTTCGAATTCGGCATCTAACGATAGCAACTCGTTTAACAGGGAGAAGCAATTGTTTAAAGAAATTGCGGGAAAAAATGATGATAAAAAGCTGGTGTACTTCAGTACCTGCAGTATTTATGATCCCTCCACCCAACATAATGCTTATGTACAGCATAAGCTGGAGATGGAGGAGCTGGTTCGAACGGCCGGTCCCGATTTTTTAATTCTTCGCATCAGCAATCCCATCGGTAAATACAATAACCCCCATACGTTCTTCAATTATTTCGTAGATTGTATTAAGACGGGCAGGGCATTTGAAGCATGGGCAAATGCGGACCGGAATATTATTGATGTAGATGATTTTTATCAGTTGGCTAAACTATTAATCGATGATAATGATTTTAACCGAAGCACTGTCAATATAGCTAACCCCTATAATTATAAAGTTCCGGTAATTGTAACCGCAATTGAGGAACATTTTGGAAGAAAAGGAAACTACAGTGTCGTGAATAAGGGTGCTGAACTGAAAATTGATACCCGGGTGGTGGAGCAATTGATCAATAGTTGCGATTCGGTTAATTTTACAGGGAACTATATCCGTAAATTACTTCGAAAATATTTTTCAGTGTGA
- a CDS encoding glycosyltransferase family 4 protein, producing the protein MTYRQAILKYRLECIIVLPLVWLGKILGLLKPLKKKHGAFLFFSSADLGGAPKVNAQIANTIKDLNPLIIFSKTPRNNGFATLFDIPGVDIVDLHKKIDNKYLHFINIIYRGIIATWIAQSERPVVFGGECIYFYKIIPHIKKNIPAIELCHLNTWFNYTQTFIKRIDKRIFSTRDVMRQLIAQYRRQGIAEEYYQRIHFIDNYVDIPPRRQNDNSTLQILYVGRGAPQKRVPLIAAIADKMHQAEEPVHFSFVGDVENVIAIENYPFCTFYGNVTDAQQLKDLYHQSDCLILTSAYEGLPLVVMEMMARGKTVLSTNVDGIPDYITHKENGLLITEKDESKIIEQGAALLNWLIHHPEDRRKIEEAAYQYTLLHFSKEVFEKAYRNVFFEYSKYR; encoded by the coding sequence GTGACCTACAGACAGGCTATTTTAAAGTATAGATTAGAATGCATTATTGTGTTGCCGCTGGTTTGGCTGGGGAAGATATTGGGTCTTTTAAAACCACTGAAAAAAAAACACGGGGCTTTTCTGTTTTTTTCAAGCGCCGATTTGGGAGGCGCACCCAAAGTCAATGCTCAGATTGCCAATACAATCAAAGACCTTAACCCTCTAATTATTTTTTCAAAAACACCGCGTAACAATGGATTTGCAACGCTTTTCGATATTCCGGGTGTAGACATTGTTGACCTGCACAAAAAGATTGATAATAAGTACCTGCATTTTATCAATATCATTTACCGGGGGATCATTGCTACATGGATTGCCCAAAGTGAAAGACCCGTGGTGTTTGGTGGAGAGTGTATCTATTTCTACAAAATTATCCCGCATATTAAAAAGAATATTCCTGCTATAGAATTGTGCCACTTAAACACCTGGTTCAATTATACACAAACATTTATTAAGCGTATTGATAAAAGAATATTCAGTACCCGGGATGTCATGCGACAGCTGATAGCCCAGTATAGGAGGCAGGGCATTGCAGAGGAATATTATCAACGAATTCATTTTATAGACAACTATGTTGATATTCCTCCCCGCAGGCAGAATGATAATTCTACTTTGCAGATATTGTATGTTGGGAGGGGGGCTCCTCAGAAAAGGGTGCCGCTGATTGCAGCAATTGCCGATAAAATGCATCAAGCTGAAGAGCCAGTACATTTTTCATTTGTAGGAGACGTGGAAAATGTAATTGCCATTGAAAATTACCCGTTTTGTACTTTCTATGGAAATGTTACAGATGCGCAACAACTAAAAGATCTTTATCATCAATCTGACTGCCTCATCCTGACATCTGCTTACGAAGGATTACCCCTGGTAGTAATGGAGATGATGGCCAGAGGAAAGACAGTGTTGTCGACCAATGTAGATGGTATTCCCGATTATATTACGCATAAAGAAAATGGCTTGCTGATTACGGAAAAGGACGAATCCAAAATAATTGAGCAGGGTGCCGCATTATTAAATTGGCTGATTCACCATCCGGAGGACAGAAGGAAGATAGAGGAGGCCGCTTATCAGTACACGCTTTTGCACTTTAGTAAAGAGGTGTTTGAAAAAGCGTATAGAAATGTTTTCTTTGAGTATTCTAAGTACAGGTGA
- a CDS encoding glycosyltransferase family 2 protein: MAAAPLISICIPAYQRIQFLERLFHSIVLQEYKDFEVIVTDDSPDNGVALLCEKHASTLPLFYFKNEIALGTPANWNKAISLAKGSWIKLMHDDDWFGEPTSLQQFADCAKKSDKGFIFSAYKKVFEDGRKEETIYPEKFRLLQAEKEPAILLAKNFIGPPSVTMYKNDGQHIYDTKLKWLVDIDAYRRRLETDALIYINQPLIKVYMSSSQVTSYTKNVGKIEIPEHFHFISKMGVEKLTNILVYDYNWRFIRNFNIKCIKDIQKYGYDGEVPPILNAMIKTQSRLPKGLLHVGFFSKFAMMIHFFMNRKLIRKGNW; the protein is encoded by the coding sequence ATGGCCGCCGCACCCCTTATTTCTATATGTATCCCCGCTTATCAAAGAATTCAATTCCTGGAAAGACTTTTTCATTCTATTGTTTTACAGGAATACAAGGATTTTGAGGTGATCGTAACCGATGACAGTCCGGATAATGGGGTGGCGTTGCTTTGCGAAAAACATGCGTCTACTTTGCCCCTCTTCTATTTTAAGAACGAAATAGCATTAGGCACACCCGCCAACTGGAACAAAGCTATTTCTCTGGCTAAAGGCTCTTGGATAAAATTGATGCACGACGATGATTGGTTTGGGGAGCCGACCTCGCTGCAACAATTTGCTGATTGTGCAAAAAAGAGTGACAAGGGCTTTATCTTCTCTGCTTATAAAAAAGTTTTTGAAGACGGGAGAAAAGAGGAAACTATTTATCCCGAAAAATTCCGTTTATTACAGGCGGAAAAGGAACCGGCAATCCTACTGGCTAAAAATTTCATTGGCCCCCCTAGTGTTACGATGTATAAAAATGATGGCCAACATATCTATGATACAAAGCTTAAATGGCTGGTCGATATAGATGCCTATCGCAGAAGGCTAGAGACAGACGCACTTATTTACATTAATCAGCCGCTGATAAAAGTATATATGAGCAGCTCACAAGTAACTTCATATACTAAAAATGTAGGTAAGATAGAAATACCTGAACACTTTCACTTTATTTCTAAAATGGGAGTTGAAAAACTCACCAACATTCTTGTGTATGATTATAACTGGCGTTTTATAAGAAACTTTAATATAAAATGTATAAAAGATATACAGAAATACGGTTATGACGGCGAAGTGCCTCCAATTTTAAACGCCATGATAAAAACACAGTCCCGTTTACCCAAAGGTTTACTGCACGTGGGGTTCTTCTCAAAATTTGCAATGATGATTCACTTTTTTATGAATAGAAAACTGATCCGGAAAGGCAACTGGTAA
- a CDS encoding methyltransferase domain-containing protein yields MKLKDSIITKISSIKNPQKKPTIALAKLLKNKTGLEIGGPSPIFKQTSYYPAYLYANRVDGVNYNAQTVWEGTIKPGKTYEYLKGYEIGNQFITEATALEGIVNNTYDFILSSHSLEHISNPLKALKRWNEVLKPGGSLCLILPNKEVTFDKDRDYTTFDHLLNDYKIDVSEHDNTHFEEVLQHHIIALDSGVKSKEELIIRTKDNFQNRCIHHHVFSFDLITQALNFAGFRTVLQKKIHDINLFTLAIKP; encoded by the coding sequence ATGAAACTGAAGGATTCAATTATCACGAAAATCAGCTCTATCAAAAACCCGCAAAAGAAGCCTACAATAGCTTTGGCGAAGTTATTAAAAAATAAGACAGGGCTTGAAATAGGTGGTCCCAGTCCAATATTTAAACAAACTAGCTACTACCCTGCGTATTTGTATGCGAACCGTGTGGACGGTGTAAATTACAATGCACAAACAGTTTGGGAAGGCACAATAAAGCCCGGTAAAACCTATGAATACCTGAAAGGCTATGAAATAGGAAATCAATTTATAACAGAAGCTACCGCTCTTGAAGGAATAGTTAACAACACTTATGACTTTATTCTTTCCAGTCATAGCCTGGAGCATATATCCAACCCACTGAAAGCATTGAAAAGGTGGAATGAGGTATTAAAGCCCGGAGGTAGCCTGTGCCTGATACTGCCTAATAAAGAGGTCACGTTTGACAAGGATCGCGATTATACAACATTTGATCATCTGCTTAACGACTACAAAATCGATGTTTCTGAACATGACAACACACATTTTGAGGAGGTTCTTCAACACCACATTATTGCACTTGATAGTGGTGTAAAGAGTAAGGAAGAACTTATTATTCGCACAAAAGATAATTTCCAAAACCGTTGTATTCATCATCATGTGTTTTCATTCGACCTGATTACACAAGCACTGAATTTCGCGGGCTTTCGTACTGTATTACAAAAAAAGATTCACGACATCAACCTTTTTACGTTAGCAATTAAACCGTAA
- a CDS encoding glycosyltransferase family protein encodes MLEKVFGVVILYNPTKEVLDNISSYRKALDHLAIIDNSERLHAVQFEENEQVTFFADGENRGISERLNQAAAFAKSRGAKWLLTMDQDSFFSEYIFDRYLNCVAVFSGRNEVAMFGVEFESTEQREDCFSEDTDNLITSGSLLNLDLFEKIGEFDINLFIDEVDFDYCIRSIRSGLRIVRFKNICMHHSLGIVHQRRSFKTFKITSRTLHPPLRLYYMVRNYLYLRDKYGAEFPAAFGIKRTDLLNRIKNRLLYGNARLETFRYLLKAYRHYRSAKMGKYKY; translated from the coding sequence TTGTTAGAAAAAGTATTTGGGGTAGTAATTTTATACAATCCAACTAAAGAGGTATTGGACAATATCTCGTCATACAGGAAAGCGCTCGACCATCTGGCCATCATAGACAATAGCGAGCGCCTACATGCTGTTCAGTTTGAGGAAAATGAGCAAGTGACTTTTTTCGCAGATGGAGAAAACAGGGGCATATCCGAAAGATTAAATCAAGCTGCGGCATTTGCGAAGTCCCGGGGCGCAAAATGGTTACTTACAATGGACCAGGATTCTTTTTTTTCTGAGTATATATTTGATCGTTACCTGAACTGCGTTGCTGTTTTTTCTGGCAGGAATGAAGTAGCTATGTTTGGGGTTGAATTTGAATCAACGGAACAGCGGGAAGACTGTTTTTCGGAGGATACAGATAATCTCATTACATCTGGTAGCCTGCTGAACCTTGACCTCTTTGAGAAAATTGGTGAGTTTGATATAAACCTGTTTATTGATGAGGTGGACTTTGATTATTGTATACGTTCAATAAGGAGCGGCCTCCGGATAGTGCGGTTCAAAAATATTTGTATGCATCACTCTCTGGGAATCGTTCATCAACGGCGTTCCTTCAAGACTTTTAAAATTACTTCCCGCACTCTACATCCGCCTTTAAGGCTATATTACATGGTAAGGAACTACCTCTACCTGCGTGATAAATATGGAGCAGAATTCCCGGCAGCGTTTGGAATAAAAAGAACGGATCTTTTAAACCGCATAAAAAATCGATTACTATATGGAAATGCGCGCCTGGAAACGTTCCGATATCTACTAAAAGCCTACAGGCACTATAGGTCTGCTAAAATGGGTAAGTACAAGTATTAA
- a CDS encoding TIGR00180 family glycosyltransferase, with amino-acid sequence MDVTLVIILHNRHQNIRRLVEYYRHIEASVILADSSTQKHPSDAIPASWRHIYTPGINYTQKIEIILQVVKTEYVILCADDDFIIPQALEACISFLNSNPGYASVQGKSICYKKKEVVKKKEVDFYPLYPPKAYSYENQSGLDRIGALLANYKSFLYAVHRTTTLKDAYKNASESIRNLFLNEYNASIVPLAAGKYKELPVLFQVREYAEDSDDKTALTINKMFREPRFRSEIEDFLGHLLTAIQRYMPTEDPKKIMHTLGQGINNLVDSIDRNHNMKPSVKKMAGRFIASLPLLGARIIEKSRARDRQDKMSKIIVTRLELDQLDEIRSILKTH; translated from the coding sequence ATGGATGTAACCCTTGTTATTATACTACACAACCGCCATCAAAATATTCGCCGCCTGGTGGAGTATTACCGGCATATTGAAGCATCTGTCATATTAGCTGACAGCTCCACGCAAAAACACCCTTCGGACGCTATCCCCGCTTCATGGAGGCACATTTATACGCCCGGCATTAATTATACCCAAAAGATCGAAATAATTTTACAGGTGGTAAAAACAGAATATGTCATTTTGTGTGCAGATGATGACTTTATCATTCCCCAGGCACTTGAGGCGTGTATCAGTTTTCTGAATAGCAATCCGGGTTATGCTTCTGTACAGGGAAAGTCTATATGTTATAAAAAAAAGGAAGTCGTGAAGAAAAAGGAAGTCGACTTTTACCCGCTTTACCCTCCCAAAGCATATTCTTACGAAAACCAGAGTGGTCTCGACCGTATCGGCGCGCTGCTCGCCAACTACAAATCATTCCTGTATGCCGTTCATCGCACTACCACGTTAAAGGACGCCTATAAGAATGCATCCGAAAGTATCCGAAATTTATTTTTAAATGAGTATAACGCCTCTATTGTGCCCCTGGCTGCCGGTAAGTATAAAGAACTGCCGGTTTTATTTCAGGTAAGAGAATACGCAGAAGATTCCGACGACAAAACAGCCCTAACCATTAATAAAATGTTTAGGGAACCCAGATTCAGGTCAGAGATAGAGGACTTCCTGGGACACCTTTTAACAGCTATCCAACGATATATGCCGACGGAAGACCCGAAAAAAATTATGCACACTTTAGGGCAAGGCATAAATAACCTGGTAGATAGTATTGACCGTAACCACAACATGAAACCTTCCGTGAAGAAAATGGCAGGGCGGTTTATTGCCTCCTTGCCTCTGTTGGGAGCAAGGATAATTGAAAAAAGCAGAGCAAGGGATCGCCAGGATAAAATGTCCAAAATCATAGTTACAAGATTAGAGCTCGATCAACTTGACGAAATCAGAAGTATTTTAAAAACTCATTAA
- a CDS encoding class I SAM-dependent methyltransferase has product MKCGICFNTSDNKKIVLKEMMYGLKDEFDYFECTSCGCIQIAEVPSDLGKYYPTDYYSYTVAEVPLKKSRIRSVHFDYYAFNKNRLLGGLLALKFKPSGFYTWLKELYLHNRNESVLDIGCGNGQLLKRMYRLGFNNLTGIDPFLEKDLIYNNSLKLLKRDIFQTDSTYDVIMMHHSLEHMDRQDAVIQKAATLLKEGGRILIRIPIVSKPLMVKYGGNVVSLDAPRHLFIHSLKSITGIIEKNNLSIYKTVFDAEAFSIMGSEQYSKGISNVNDERSYFQNPAGSIFTPSDIERFENEIKTLNQKGESDSVALYIRK; this is encoded by the coding sequence ATGAAATGCGGCATTTGTTTTAATACATCGGATAATAAAAAAATCGTTTTAAAAGAAATGATGTATGGATTGAAGGACGAGTTCGATTATTTTGAATGCACCAGCTGCGGCTGTATCCAGATAGCCGAAGTACCTTCAGACCTCGGCAAATACTATCCTACAGACTATTACTCTTATACGGTAGCAGAAGTGCCACTTAAAAAAAGCCGGATAAGGAGTGTCCACTTTGATTACTATGCATTTAATAAAAACAGGCTATTGGGCGGTTTACTGGCGTTAAAGTTTAAACCCTCCGGCTTTTACACCTGGCTGAAGGAACTGTATTTGCACAACCGGAATGAAAGCGTTTTGGACATTGGATGCGGAAATGGCCAGTTACTGAAAAGAATGTATCGCCTGGGATTTAATAATCTTACGGGTATTGATCCTTTTTTAGAGAAAGATCTTATTTATAATAATAGCCTGAAACTTCTTAAAAGAGATATATTCCAAACAGACAGTACTTACGACGTTATAATGATGCACCATAGCCTGGAGCATATGGACCGGCAGGATGCAGTGATACAAAAAGCTGCTACCCTTTTAAAAGAAGGCGGCAGAATACTTATCAGGATCCCGATTGTAAGCAAACCCTTGATGGTTAAATATGGCGGCAATGTGGTATCGCTTGATGCTCCGAGACACTTGTTCATTCACAGCTTAAAGAGCATCACGGGGATTATCGAAAAAAATAATCTCTCCATATACAAAACAGTATTCGATGCCGAAGCCTTTTCAATAATGGGTAGCGAACAGTATTCAAAAGGCATCAGCAACGTTAACGATGAAAGAAGTTACTTTCAAAATCCGGCAGGTAGTATATTCACCCCTTCAGATATCGAAAGGTTCGAAAATGAAATTAAGACGCTCAATCAAAAGGGCGAAAGTGATTCAGTAGCTTTATATATAAGAAAGTAA
- a CDS encoding menaquinone biosynthetic enzyme MqnA/MqnD family protein: MEQNIRVGIVSYLNTRPLIYGLQRLPIKNEIELIEAYPASLAEKLKTGAIDLGLVPVAVVPQLPKYYINGHYCIGAVGDVASVALFSEQPIDQIKKIRLDYQSCSSVNLLKWLVKHHWKIEVEFIDAKDESYINGIKGDTAAVIIGDRALAQRPNFKYIYDLAGEWKMATGLPFVFAAWVSTKKLPDDFILKFDEANAYGLQHIDEIAAEHHNGVYDLKKYFSVNLSYELDEDKRKGMAKFISEIPTIR, encoded by the coding sequence TTGGAACAGAATATTAGAGTCGGAATTGTAAGCTATTTAAATACGCGCCCCCTCATTTATGGCTTACAAAGGCTTCCTATAAAAAATGAAATTGAATTGATTGAAGCGTATCCCGCATCCCTGGCAGAAAAGCTCAAAACCGGGGCGATCGACCTGGGATTAGTTCCTGTGGCAGTAGTTCCACAGCTCCCCAAATATTATATCAATGGCCACTATTGCATTGGCGCCGTTGGAGATGTAGCATCCGTAGCACTTTTCAGCGAGCAGCCTATTGATCAAATAAAAAAAATACGCCTTGATTATCAAAGCTGCTCTTCGGTTAACCTATTAAAATGGCTGGTTAAACATCACTGGAAAATTGAAGTGGAGTTCATTGACGCAAAAGATGAATCCTATATCAATGGTATCAAGGGAGACACTGCTGCTGTTATTATAGGTGACAGGGCGCTGGCGCAACGTCCTAACTTCAAATATATTTATGATTTGGCCGGAGAATGGAAAATGGCGACAGGTCTGCCTTTTGTTTTTGCGGCCTGGGTGAGTACAAAAAAACTACCCGATGATTTTATCCTGAAATTCGACGAAGCCAACGCTTACGGCCTGCAACATATCGATGAAATTGCTGCGGAACATCATAATGGTGTTTACGATCTAAAGAAATATTTCTCGGTCAACCTGAGTTACGAGCTGGATGAGGACAAGCGTAAGGGAATGGCAAAATTTATTTCTGAAATCCCAACGATACGCTGA
- a CDS encoding S8 family serine peptidase produces the protein MEKRFRKLIFCLTLSLVFCFGCAKTKDLVGDGGGTAARSVIAADDYYWYKGNKIPLTKNTKKKYILFEAANEAKVNTALSEKGARIVEKAKNLNLSKATKVADDEKSDTLRFMIVEVSTKLSTTDNKIIYEAPFFITSSGDEIGLSQLFYVRLKSTDGYSKLVELARSNNVEILGNNEYVKERYTLSCSNGSSGNALEMANKFYESGYFASAQPDLMGRFKSASVNDTYFANQWNLNNTGQYGGTSGVDIKYSDARSITQGSSSIVVAVIDDGVEVTHPDLNIYNSGFDTENGSTPNIVRGEHGTACAGITGAIANNNQGIAGVAPNCPIMPISIQYGVIMPDTYTKYASGYYYAANNGASVISNSWAGPEIYNQDLDDAIQYCLTSGRGGLGCVVVFAAGNSNSSVQYPANSNSDIIVVGASSPCGERKSPGSCDGETGWGSCYGSQLDVVAPGVLIPTTDLAGTNGYNPSIPIHLWSGGSKISTDYSNQDYTVWFNGTSAATPHVAGVAALILSVNSSLTQKQVAEIIEQTAQKTGSYTYTTTVGRPNGTWHEQMGYGLLNAFAAVTGASGCTTVNYINQTVNTNTNVAGCIINAQNVTVNSGAKLTFNALDYILISPGFEVKSGAEFRAGF, from the coding sequence ATGGAAAAGAGATTTAGAAAGCTAATATTTTGTCTGACACTGTCGCTTGTTTTTTGTTTTGGTTGCGCCAAAACAAAAGACCTTGTCGGCGATGGAGGGGGCACGGCGGCACGCTCGGTTATTGCTGCTGATGACTACTATTGGTATAAAGGAAACAAAATTCCACTTACAAAAAATACGAAGAAAAAATATATACTTTTTGAAGCAGCTAACGAAGCAAAAGTGAACACCGCGTTGTCCGAAAAAGGAGCCCGCATTGTGGAAAAGGCGAAAAATTTGAATCTATCAAAAGCGACAAAAGTAGCCGACGACGAAAAATCCGACACACTAAGATTTATGATTGTAGAAGTTTCCACAAAACTATCTACCACTGATAATAAGATAATATATGAAGCTCCTTTTTTTATTACCAGTTCTGGAGATGAGATAGGTCTGTCTCAGCTTTTTTATGTTAGGCTTAAATCAACAGATGGGTATTCCAAATTGGTGGAGTTGGCCAGGTCCAATAATGTAGAGATATTGGGAAACAATGAATATGTAAAGGAGCGTTATACATTATCATGTAGTAATGGGTCTTCTGGTAATGCATTGGAGATGGCTAACAAGTTTTATGAAAGCGGTTATTTTGCATCTGCTCAGCCTGACTTGATGGGGAGATTTAAAAGTGCCAGTGTAAATGACACCTATTTTGCTAACCAGTGGAATTTAAATAACACTGGTCAATATGGAGGGACATCTGGTGTTGATATTAAGTATTCTGATGCGCGTTCAATAACTCAGGGTTCTAGCAGCATCGTAGTTGCTGTTATAGATGATGGGGTTGAGGTAACCCATCCTGATTTGAATATTTATAATAGCGGCTTTGATACAGAAAATGGCTCTACACCCAACATAGTACGGGGGGAACATGGCACCGCCTGTGCTGGTATAACAGGAGCCATTGCGAATAATAATCAGGGGATTGCAGGTGTAGCGCCCAACTGCCCTATAATGCCAATAAGTATCCAGTATGGAGTGATTATGCCGGATACCTATACAAAATATGCAAGCGGATACTATTACGCTGCAAACAATGGAGCATCCGTTATATCAAACTCTTGGGCGGGCCCCGAAATTTACAATCAAGACCTGGATGATGCAATACAATATTGCCTGACAAGTGGACGTGGCGGTTTAGGATGTGTAGTAGTTTTTGCAGCTGGCAACAGTAATAGTTCCGTGCAGTACCCGGCAAACTCTAATAGTGATATTATCGTTGTTGGTGCAAGTTCTCCTTGTGGCGAAAGGAAAAGTCCCGGCTCGTGCGATGGAGAAACTGGTTGGGGTAGTTGTTATGGATCGCAGTTAGACGTGGTTGCCCCCGGTGTGTTGATACCTACTACCGATCTTGCTGGGACAAATGGATATAATCCAAGCATACCAATACATTTGTGGAGTGGGGGAAGTAAAATCTCGACAGACTACAGCAATCAAGATTACACTGTATGGTTTAATGGTACTTCTGCTGCTACACCTCATGTGGCAGGTGTAGCAGCACTAATCCTCTCCGTAAATTCAAGTCTGACCCAAAAGCAGGTTGCCGAAATTATTGAGCAAACAGCACAAAAAACTGGTAGTTATACCTATACTACTACGGTAGGAAGACCCAATGGTACCTGGCATGAGCAAATGGGTTATGGGCTGCTAAATGCATTTGCTGCGGTTACCGGCGCATCGGGCTGCACTACTGTAAATTATATTAACCAAACAGTGAATACTAATACGAATGTTGCAGGCTGTATTATCAATGCACAAAATGTAACAGTTAATAGTGGCGCGAAACTTACTTTTAATGCTCTTGACTATATATTGATTAGTCCGGGCTTTGAAGTAAAAAGCGGAGCAGAGTTTAGAGCAGGTTTTTGA
- a CDS encoding MqnA/MqnD/SBP family protein: protein MEQKIRVGIVSYLNTRPLIYGLQRLPIKDEIELIEAYPASLAEKLKTGAIDLGLVPVAVIPQLPQHYINGNYCIGAVGARSTVTAKCLT from the coding sequence TTGGAACAGAAGATTAGAGTCGGAATTGTAAGCTATTTAAATACGCGCCCCCTCATTTATGGCTTGCAAAGGCTCCCTATAAAAGATGAAATTGAATTGATCGAAGCATATCCCGCCTCCCTGGCTGAAAAGCTAAAAACCGGAGCCATCGACCTGGGATTAGTTCCCGTGGCAGTGATTCCGCAGCTTCCACAACATTATATTAATGGCAATTATTGCATTGGTGCGGTTGGAGCTCGATCCACCGTGACCGCAAAATGCTTAACTTAA